One genomic window of Actinoplanes lobatus includes the following:
- a CDS encoding universal stress protein, with translation MQKRIIVGYDGSSWSDDALTWALEEAEHTGEPVELVHADEWPVLAPAASMVPSPDLSPELYVERIIESTLDRAVETARTTHPLVPLTTTTVRAHAATALIDRSRHARLLVLGGRGHSAVAGLFGSVSAAVTAHAHCPVVVIRGAQSATGPVVAGVDDTAAAPAVLVFAAEQATMLKAPLHVIHAWPPVTGIWAETPMATWTITAQEREPFDTEVTVIRDTFPNLRIEAEAVVEHPAAALTRASDGAQLLVVGSRGRGAVRGLLLGSVSQHLLRHSACPVAVVHDSLAMS, from the coding sequence GTGCAGAAGAGAATCATCGTCGGGTACGACGGATCGTCATGGTCCGACGATGCCCTCACCTGGGCGCTGGAGGAAGCGGAACACACCGGCGAACCGGTGGAGCTGGTCCACGCCGACGAATGGCCGGTCCTCGCCCCCGCCGCGAGCATGGTCCCGTCCCCCGACCTGAGCCCCGAGTTGTACGTGGAGCGAATCATCGAGAGCACACTCGACCGGGCGGTCGAGACGGCGCGCACGACGCACCCGCTGGTGCCGCTGACCACGACGACCGTGCGCGCACATGCCGCCACGGCCCTGATCGACCGTTCCCGGCACGCCCGGCTGCTGGTGCTCGGCGGTCGTGGGCACAGCGCCGTCGCCGGGCTGTTCGGCTCGGTCTCCGCGGCGGTGACCGCCCACGCCCACTGCCCGGTCGTGGTGATCCGGGGCGCCCAGTCGGCCACCGGCCCGGTGGTCGCCGGCGTCGACGACACCGCCGCCGCTCCGGCCGTGCTGGTGTTCGCCGCCGAGCAGGCGACCATGCTGAAGGCGCCGCTGCATGTCATCCACGCCTGGCCGCCGGTCACCGGCATCTGGGCGGAGACGCCGATGGCCACGTGGACGATCACCGCCCAGGAGCGGGAGCCGTTCGACACGGAGGTGACCGTCATCCGCGACACCTTCCCGAACCTTCGGATCGAGGCCGAAGCCGTGGTCGAGCACCCGGCCGCGGCCCTGACCAGGGCCAGCGACGGCGCACAACTGCTGGTGGTCGGATCCCGGGGCCGCGGCGCGGTCCGCGGGCTGCTGCTCGGCTCGGTCAGCCAGCACCTGCTGCGCCACTCGGCCTGCCCGGTGGCGGTCGTCCACGACAGTCTCGCGATGTCCTGA
- a CDS encoding NAD(P)-binding protein produces MNPVWHDMTPLPDLLHDEPRGGPVRQRRPVYVDLLPPCNAGCPAGENIQAWLGYARAGDHERAWRALTADNPLPAVHGRVCYHPCESACNRAHLDSPVSIHAVERFLGDLALERGWRFGPPPAPTGRRVLVVGAGPSGLSAAYHLARLGHRVHVRDAGAEPGGMMRYGIPAYRLPRNVLAAEIARIADLGVTIECGNPVHDLEADRRAGGFDAVFVAVGAHLSKRIDIPAREAGRIVDAVSLLRSVAAGERPAIGRRVAVYGGGNTAMDAARVARRLGAEEALIVYRRTRAQMPAHAEEADEAEREGVKINWLRTIQAFDGPDLTVEVMELDADGRPVPTGRTETLSADTVVLALGQRSDTAFLRGVPGVEFGPDGTVLVSPSFQTGCPGVFAGGDMVPAERTVTVGVGHGRKAARHIDAYLRGLAHQPAEKHPVAEFGLLRPWYFGDAGRRSQAERDPAARVGDFTEIVGGLDPAAARFEAGRCLSCGNCFECDGCLGACPHDAVIKLGPGDRYRFDYDRCTGCGTCFDQCPVHAIEMIPEARS; encoded by the coding sequence ATGAACCCCGTGTGGCACGACATGACACCGCTGCCGGACCTGCTGCACGACGAGCCGCGGGGCGGGCCGGTACGGCAGCGGCGGCCGGTCTACGTGGATCTGCTACCGCCCTGCAACGCCGGCTGCCCCGCCGGTGAGAACATCCAGGCCTGGCTCGGGTACGCGCGAGCCGGCGACCACGAGCGGGCGTGGCGGGCGCTGACCGCCGACAACCCGCTGCCCGCCGTGCACGGCCGGGTCTGCTACCACCCGTGCGAGTCCGCCTGCAACCGTGCCCACCTGGACAGTCCCGTGTCGATCCACGCGGTGGAGCGGTTCCTCGGCGACCTGGCGCTGGAACGCGGCTGGCGGTTCGGACCGCCGCCCGCGCCGACCGGCCGCCGGGTGCTGGTGGTGGGCGCCGGGCCGAGCGGCCTGTCCGCGGCCTACCACCTGGCCCGGCTCGGGCACCGCGTACACGTGCGTGACGCCGGCGCCGAGCCGGGCGGCATGATGCGGTACGGCATCCCGGCGTACCGGCTGCCCCGCAACGTGCTGGCCGCCGAGATCGCCCGGATCGCCGATCTGGGCGTCACCATCGAGTGCGGCAACCCGGTGCACGACCTGGAGGCCGACCGCCGGGCCGGTGGCTTCGACGCGGTGTTCGTGGCGGTCGGCGCGCACCTGTCCAAGCGGATCGACATCCCGGCCCGCGAGGCCGGACGGATCGTCGACGCGGTGAGCCTGCTGCGCAGCGTGGCGGCCGGTGAGCGGCCGGCGATCGGGCGGCGGGTGGCGGTGTACGGCGGCGGCAACACCGCGATGGACGCCGCGCGGGTTGCCCGGCGCCTGGGCGCCGAGGAGGCGCTGATCGTCTACCGGCGCACCCGGGCCCAGATGCCGGCGCACGCCGAGGAGGCCGACGAGGCCGAACGCGAGGGCGTGAAGATCAACTGGCTGCGGACCATCCAGGCGTTCGACGGCCCGGACCTGACCGTCGAGGTGATGGAACTCGACGCCGACGGCCGCCCGGTGCCGACCGGCCGCACCGAGACGCTCTCCGCCGACACCGTCGTGCTGGCCCTCGGGCAGCGCTCGGACACCGCCTTCCTGCGCGGTGTGCCGGGCGTGGAGTTCGGGCCGGACGGCACGGTCCTGGTGTCTCCGTCGTTCCAGACCGGCTGCCCGGGCGTCTTCGCCGGTGGCGACATGGTGCCGGCCGAACGCACCGTCACGGTCGGCGTCGGGCACGGCCGCAAGGCGGCCCGGCACATCGACGCCTACCTGCGCGGCCTGGCCCATCAGCCGGCGGAGAAGCATCCGGTCGCCGAGTTCGGGCTGCTGCGCCCCTGGTACTTCGGCGACGCGGGCCGCCGCTCCCAGGCCGAACGCGACCCGGCCGCCCGGGTCGGCGACTTCACCGAGATCGTCGGCGGACTCGACCCGGCCGCCGCCCGGTTCGAGGCCGGGCGCTGCCTGTCCTGCGGCAACTGCTTCGAGTGCGACGGCTGCCTGGGCGCCTGCCCGCACGACGCGGTGATCAAGCTGGGGCCCGGCGACCGCTACCGGTTCGACTACGACCGGTGCACCGGCTGCGGCACCTGCTTCGACCAGTGCCCGGTGCACGCGATCGAGATGATTCCGGAGGCCCGGTCATGA
- the nifJ gene encoding pyruvate:ferredoxin (flavodoxin) oxidoreductase: MTRVTIDGNEAAVSVAYRLNEICCIYPITPSSVMAELADQWSAAGRPNVWGSVPSVVEMQSEGGAAGALHGALQSGALTTTFTASQGLLLMIPNMYKIAGELTPAVLHVAARALATQGLSIFGDHSDVMAARATGFAMLASASVQEAHDLALVAQAATLCTRVPFVHFFDGFRTSHELNTVDTLTDDDLRALVPADLVRAHRARALSPERPVIRGTAQNPDVYFQSRETVNPYHARVPSAVQEAMDALAARTGRRYRIVDYHGAPDADRVLVLMGSGAETARETVAHLNARGEHTGVLHVRLFRPFPAAELIAALPPTARRIAVLDRTKEPGSAGEPLFLDVVAALAGSGRPMPGVIGGRYGLGSKEFTPGMVAAVLTELAAARPRPRFTVGIVDDVTGASLPWTDLDIEPDATTRAVFFGLGSDGTVGANKNTIKILAADEGTHAQGYFVYDSKKSGGLTVSHLRFGPEPIHAPYLISKAGFVACHHSGLLDRVDVLDHAAPGATLLLNSDADDVWQALSRPVQEQIIARGLTVYAIAADRVAAAAGLPGRSNTVLQTCFFAISGVLPAGAAVTRVKEAITRTYARRGADVVARNHAAVDAALAALRPVPVPGKATTTRRPPPIVPDDAPRFVREVTATMMAGRGDRLPVSALPADGTYPGGTTAYEKRNIADQVATWDPQTCIQCGACAFVCPHSVIRSKFYDADLLAGAPDGFRSAELNARGLPATAYTLQVYLEDCTGCGLCAEACPVGAIDLRPREPQLEQGRAAIAHFETIPYADRSRVDFGTVRGAQFLQPLFEFSLACTGCGETPYLKVLSQLFGDRLMVANATGCSSIYGGNLPTTPWTRNADGRGPAWSNSLFEDDAEFGLGFRLAADLHRRLAETRLRQLRDRLGPDLVDALLDAPQRRESEFAAQRDRLAQLRERLAGLDPAEPAVADLTSVLDHLVRRSVWIVGGDGWAYDIGAAGLDHVLASGRDVNVLVLDTEVYSNTGGQMSKATPLSAVARFAAGGKTTPKKDLALQAIAYGNVYVARVAMGADPQQTLQALREAEAYDGPSLVIAYAHCIAHGLDMRDGLTRQQLAVVTGYWPLIRYDPLLRAAGANPFLLDCPRPSRPLTDFTEGELRFRQLRDTDPAEADRLARLAQEAVDQRWLRYEEMAAHGPERFPADARR, encoded by the coding sequence ATGACACGCGTGACGATCGACGGCAACGAGGCGGCGGTGTCGGTCGCCTACCGGCTCAACGAGATCTGCTGCATCTACCCGATCACCCCGTCGTCGGTGATGGCCGAACTCGCCGACCAGTGGTCGGCGGCCGGGCGGCCCAACGTGTGGGGCAGCGTCCCGTCGGTGGTGGAGATGCAGAGCGAGGGCGGCGCGGCCGGCGCCCTGCACGGCGCGTTGCAGAGCGGGGCGCTGACCACCACGTTCACCGCCTCGCAGGGCCTGCTGCTGATGATCCCCAACATGTACAAGATCGCCGGGGAGCTGACGCCCGCCGTCCTGCACGTGGCAGCCCGCGCACTGGCCACCCAGGGGCTGTCCATCTTCGGCGACCACTCCGACGTGATGGCCGCCCGCGCCACCGGCTTCGCGATGCTCGCCTCCGCCTCCGTGCAGGAGGCCCACGACCTGGCGCTGGTGGCCCAGGCCGCGACACTGTGCACCCGGGTGCCGTTCGTGCACTTCTTCGACGGATTCCGGACCTCGCACGAGCTCAACACCGTCGACACGCTCACCGACGACGACCTGCGCGCCCTGGTCCCGGCCGACCTGGTCCGCGCACACCGGGCCCGCGCCCTGTCACCGGAACGGCCGGTGATCCGCGGCACCGCCCAGAACCCGGACGTCTACTTCCAGAGCCGGGAGACGGTCAACCCCTACCATGCCCGGGTGCCGTCCGCGGTGCAGGAGGCCATGGACGCCCTCGCGGCACGCACCGGCCGCCGCTACCGGATCGTCGACTACCACGGCGCGCCGGACGCCGACCGCGTGCTGGTTCTGATGGGGTCGGGCGCCGAGACCGCCAGGGAGACCGTCGCCCACCTCAACGCCCGCGGCGAGCACACCGGTGTGCTGCACGTCCGGCTGTTCCGCCCGTTCCCGGCCGCCGAGCTGATCGCCGCGCTGCCGCCGACCGCCCGCCGGATCGCCGTACTGGACCGCACCAAGGAGCCCGGCTCGGCCGGCGAACCCCTCTTCCTCGACGTGGTCGCCGCCCTCGCCGGAAGCGGCCGGCCGATGCCCGGCGTGATCGGCGGCCGGTACGGGCTCGGCTCCAAGGAGTTCACCCCCGGCATGGTCGCCGCGGTGCTGACCGAACTGGCCGCCGCCCGGCCCCGGCCACGATTCACCGTCGGCATCGTCGACGACGTCACCGGCGCCAGCCTGCCCTGGACCGACCTGGACATCGAACCGGACGCCACCACCCGGGCGGTGTTCTTCGGACTCGGCTCGGACGGCACGGTCGGCGCCAACAAGAACACCATCAAGATCCTCGCCGCCGACGAGGGCACACACGCGCAGGGCTACTTCGTCTACGACTCCAAGAAGTCCGGCGGCCTCACCGTCTCCCACCTGCGGTTCGGCCCCGAGCCGATCCACGCTCCGTACCTGATCTCCAAGGCGGGGTTCGTCGCCTGCCACCACAGCGGCCTACTGGACCGGGTCGACGTGCTCGACCACGCCGCGCCGGGCGCCACGCTGCTGCTCAACAGCGACGCCGACGACGTCTGGCAGGCGCTGTCCCGACCGGTCCAGGAGCAGATCATCGCCCGGGGCCTGACCGTCTACGCGATCGCCGCCGACCGGGTCGCCGCCGCCGCGGGCCTGCCCGGCCGCAGCAACACCGTGCTCCAGACCTGCTTCTTCGCGATCTCCGGCGTGCTTCCGGCGGGCGCGGCGGTTACCCGCGTCAAGGAGGCCATCACCAGGACGTACGCCCGGCGCGGCGCGGACGTGGTCGCCCGCAACCACGCTGCCGTCGACGCCGCCCTCGCCGCCCTGCGGCCCGTGCCCGTACCAGGAAAGGCCACCACCACCCGGCGGCCGCCGCCGATCGTCCCGGACGACGCGCCCCGCTTCGTCCGCGAGGTCACCGCCACCATGATGGCCGGGCGTGGCGACCGCCTGCCGGTGAGCGCGCTGCCCGCCGACGGCACCTACCCGGGCGGCACCACCGCCTACGAGAAACGCAACATCGCCGACCAGGTCGCCACCTGGGATCCGCAGACCTGCATCCAGTGCGGGGCATGCGCGTTCGTCTGCCCGCACAGCGTCATCCGGTCCAAGTTCTACGACGCCGACCTGCTCGCCGGCGCGCCGGACGGGTTCCGGTCCGCGGAACTGAACGCCCGCGGCCTGCCGGCAACCGCCTACACCCTCCAGGTCTACCTGGAGGACTGCACCGGCTGCGGCCTGTGCGCCGAGGCCTGCCCGGTCGGCGCCATCGACCTGCGACCCCGCGAACCGCAACTCGAACAGGGGCGCGCCGCCATCGCCCACTTCGAGACGATTCCGTACGCCGACCGGTCCCGGGTCGATTTCGGCACCGTCCGAGGCGCCCAGTTCCTCCAGCCGCTGTTCGAGTTCTCGCTGGCCTGCACCGGATGCGGCGAGACGCCGTACCTCAAGGTTCTCTCCCAGCTGTTCGGCGACCGCCTGATGGTCGCCAACGCCACCGGCTGCTCGTCCATCTACGGCGGCAACCTGCCCACCACCCCGTGGACCCGCAACGCCGACGGGCGCGGCCCGGCCTGGTCGAACTCGCTGTTCGAGGACGACGCCGAGTTCGGGCTCGGCTTCCGGCTCGCCGCCGACCTGCACCGCCGCCTCGCCGAGACCCGGTTGCGGCAGCTGCGCGACCGGCTCGGCCCGGATCTCGTGGACGCGCTGCTGGACGCCCCGCAGCGCCGCGAGTCGGAGTTCGCCGCCCAGCGGGACCGCCTCGCCCAGCTGCGGGAACGCCTGGCCGGACTGGACCCCGCCGAACCCGCGGTCGCCGACCTGACCAGCGTCCTGGACCACCTGGTACGCCGCAGCGTGTGGATCGTCGGCGGGGACGGATGGGCGTACGACATCGGCGCGGCCGGGCTCGATCACGTGCTCGCCTCCGGCCGTGACGTCAACGTGCTGGTGCTGGACACCGAGGTCTACTCCAACACCGGCGGCCAGATGTCCAAGGCCACCCCGCTGTCGGCGGTCGCCCGGTTCGCGGCCGGCGGCAAGACCACCCCGAAGAAGGACCTGGCGTTGCAGGCCATCGCCTACGGCAACGTGTACGTGGCCCGGGTCGCGATGGGCGCCGATCCGCAGCAGACGTTGCAGGCGCTGCGGGAGGCGGAGGCGTACGACGGGCCGTCACTGGTCATCGCGTACGCCCACTGCATCGCCCACGGCCTGGACATGCGCGACGGCCTGACCCGCCAGCAACTGGCGGTGGTCACCGGCTACTGGCCGTTGATCCGCTACGACCCGCTGCTGCGCGCCGCCGGCGCCAACCCGTTCCTGCTGGACTGCCCCCGGCCCAGTCGGCCGCTGACCGACTTCACCGAGGGCGAGTTGCGCTTCCGGCAGCTGCGCGACACCGACCCTGCCGAGGCGGACCGGCTGGCCCGGCTCGCCCAGGAGGCGGTCGACCAGCGGTGGCTGCGGTACGAGGAGATGGCGGCGCACGGCCCGGAACGGTTCCCGGCCGACGCCCGCCGCTGA
- the hypE gene encoding hydrogenase expression/formation protein HypE, whose translation MRHVDPATGTCPAPVPETERVLLGHGSGGRLSAELIGRVLVPALGAAAPGGPLEDAAVVEVGESDLALSTDAYVVDPLFFPGGDIGSMAVHGTVNDLAMRAAMPVALTVAYVVEEGLPLPVLRSVAESAGEAAVAAGVPIVSGDTKVVGRGAADRLFVITAGLGRRLPGVAPSVAAARPGDAILLSGPIGAHGVTVLSTREGLGFEADLVSDSRPLHRLVAAMVAAGGDAVHALRDPTRGGLASALNEIAAASGVGAEIDERALPVPEPVRAACEMLGLDPAYVANEGCLVAFVAAERADAVLAAMRDRPEGAQAVRIGTACDDGPVVVRTAVGSRRVLDVLLGEQLPRIC comes from the coding sequence ATGCGTCACGTTGACCCGGCCACCGGAACCTGCCCCGCCCCGGTGCCGGAGACCGAGCGGGTGCTGCTCGGGCACGGTTCCGGCGGGCGGCTGTCCGCCGAGCTGATCGGCCGGGTGCTGGTTCCGGCGCTCGGCGCGGCCGCGCCCGGCGGGCCGCTCGAGGACGCCGCGGTGGTCGAGGTGGGGGAGTCCGATCTGGCCCTGAGCACCGATGCGTACGTGGTGGACCCGCTGTTCTTCCCCGGTGGCGACATCGGGTCGATGGCCGTCCACGGCACCGTCAACGACCTGGCCATGCGCGCCGCCATGCCGGTGGCGCTGACCGTGGCGTACGTCGTCGAGGAGGGCCTGCCGCTGCCGGTGCTGCGCTCGGTGGCCGAGTCGGCCGGGGAGGCGGCCGTCGCGGCCGGTGTCCCGATCGTCAGCGGCGACACGAAGGTCGTCGGACGGGGCGCCGCCGACCGGCTCTTCGTGATCACCGCCGGGCTGGGCCGCCGCCTGCCGGGCGTGGCCCCGTCCGTGGCGGCTGCCCGGCCGGGCGACGCGATCCTGCTGTCCGGGCCGATCGGCGCGCACGGCGTCACCGTGCTCAGCACCCGCGAGGGTCTGGGTTTCGAGGCCGACCTCGTCTCGGACAGCCGGCCGCTGCACCGGCTGGTCGCCGCGATGGTGGCGGCCGGAGGGGACGCCGTGCACGCGCTGCGCGACCCGACCCGGGGTGGCCTGGCGTCGGCGCTCAACGAGATCGCCGCGGCCTCGGGCGTCGGTGCCGAGATCGACGAGCGGGCCCTGCCGGTGCCGGAGCCGGTGCGGGCCGCCTGCGAGATGCTCGGCCTGGACCCGGCGTACGTCGCGAACGAGGGCTGCCTGGTCGCGTTCGTCGCCGCGGAGCGGGCCGACGCGGTGCTGGCCGCGATGCGGGACCGGCCGGAGGGCGCCCAGGCGGTCCGGATCGGGACGGCGTGCGATGACGGGCCGGTGGTGGTGCGGACCGCGGTGGGTTCGCGGCGGGTCCTCGACGTGCTGCTCGGCGAGCAGTTGCCCCGGATCTGCTGA
- the hypD gene encoding hydrogenase formation protein HypD, translating into MKYIDEYRDPELARLLLAELGRVTTRPWTLMEVCGGQTNTIVRQGIDELLPGGIEMIHGPGCPVCVTPLEVLDRAMAIAATPGTILTSFGDMLRVPGSRTDLLAQRARGADVRIVYSPMDAVTLARDNPDRQVVFLAVGFETTAPANAMAVLHAAALGITNFSVLVSHVLVPPAMTAVLRAPGCRVQGFLAAGHVCAVMGWSEYEPLAEQFRVPIVVTGFEPLDLLEGILMTVRQLEQGRHEVENQYARAVRRDGNTAARAAIRRVFRVTDRAWRGIGTIPDSGLTLTDEFAAFDARRRFDVGRLVVREHPDCVAGDILTGAKTPLDCAAYGTTCTPRTPLGAPMVSAEGTCAAYYTAGRRQEDRHASR; encoded by the coding sequence GTGAAATACATCGACGAATACCGGGACCCGGAACTGGCCCGGCTGCTGCTCGCCGAGCTGGGCCGGGTCACCACCCGGCCGTGGACGCTCATGGAGGTGTGCGGCGGGCAGACCAACACGATCGTGCGGCAGGGTATCGACGAGCTGCTGCCCGGTGGCATCGAGATGATCCACGGGCCGGGTTGCCCGGTCTGTGTCACCCCGCTGGAGGTCCTGGACCGGGCCATGGCGATCGCGGCGACCCCCGGGACGATCCTGACCAGTTTCGGCGACATGCTGCGGGTACCCGGCTCGCGTACCGATCTGCTCGCCCAGCGGGCCCGCGGCGCCGACGTGCGGATTGTCTACTCGCCGATGGACGCCGTCACCCTGGCCCGCGACAACCCGGACCGGCAGGTGGTGTTCCTGGCCGTCGGGTTCGAGACGACCGCGCCGGCCAACGCGATGGCCGTCCTGCACGCCGCCGCCCTCGGGATCACCAACTTCAGCGTCCTGGTCAGCCACGTCCTGGTGCCGCCGGCCATGACGGCCGTGCTGCGCGCCCCCGGCTGCCGGGTGCAGGGCTTCCTCGCCGCCGGGCACGTCTGCGCGGTGATGGGCTGGTCCGAGTACGAGCCGCTGGCCGAACAGTTCCGGGTGCCGATCGTGGTCACCGGGTTCGAGCCGCTGGACCTGCTGGAGGGCATCCTGATGACGGTCCGGCAACTGGAGCAGGGCCGGCACGAGGTGGAGAACCAGTACGCGCGGGCGGTCCGCCGGGACGGCAACACCGCGGCTCGGGCGGCGATCCGGCGGGTCTTCCGGGTCACCGACCGGGCGTGGCGGGGCATCGGCACCATCCCGGACAGCGGCCTCACCCTGACCGACGAGTTCGCCGCGTTCGACGCCCGCCGCCGGTTCGACGTGGGCCGGCTCGTCGTGCGCGAGCACCCCGACTGTGTGGCCGGCGACATCCTGACCGGCGCGAAGACGCCGCTCGACTGCGCCGCCTACGGCACCACCTGCACCCCCCGTACACCGCTGGGCGCGCCGATGGTGTCCGCGGAGGGCACCTGCGCCGCCTACTACACCGCTGGCCGCCGCCAGGAGGACCGTCATGCGTCACGTTGA
- a CDS encoding HypC/HybG/HupF family hydrogenase formation chaperone: MCLGIPGRVAEIDQEDGLRVGTVDFGGVRKRVCLAYAPEAAVGDYVIVHVGFAISVVDAAEAQRTLAVLRAMGDVLERELGP; the protein is encoded by the coding sequence ATGTGCCTGGGCATCCCCGGCAGGGTGGCCGAGATCGATCAGGAGGACGGGCTGCGGGTCGGCACGGTCGACTTCGGTGGCGTCCGTAAACGGGTGTGTCTCGCCTACGCGCCCGAGGCCGCGGTCGGCGACTACGTGATCGTCCACGTCGGGTTCGCGATCAGCGTGGTCGACGCCGCCGAGGCCCAGCGCACCCTGGCGGTGCTGCGGGCGATGGGCGACGTCCTCGAACGGGAGCTGGGACCGTGA
- the hypF gene encoding carbamoyltransferase HypF, which produces MTAWSVRVRGTVQGVGFRPFVHRVATGLSLDGAVRNVGGDVLIDVGGPEAAVARLVEALRDQAPPAARVVEVIVAPAPVAPPPGFRVTPSGDAELTGGFAGLPPDLATCDDCLRELFDPGDRRFRYPFINCTNCGPRATIVDALPYDRERTAMAGFALCRRCAAEYCDPADRRFHAEPVACPACGPRLTWHAGKRSAHADRALTAAAGAIGVGRIVAVKGLGGYQLICDATDASAVDRLRRRKQRPRKPFAVMVADLGAAHAVADLCPEGWTVLTSPARPIVLLPARTGSPVVAAVAPGVDRVGLFLPYTPLHHLLLRAVGRPLVVTSGNRADEPIAIGDADAAERLAGIADGFLSHDRPIRARYDDSVVHIAAGTARMLRRARGYAPGSLPLPVPARRPVLAVGAQLKHTFTLARGDRALVGPHGGDLADADTLAAFRANVAQLSRLHRFEPEVVAHDLHPDYLSTAYARETAAGPQLIGVQHHHAHVVSCAAEHGLDGPFLGVAYDGLGYGDDGRLWGGELLLATYTGFRRLGRFGAAPLPGGEAAVRRPVRTALGYLYGGEFPLPDAPPLALCRRMPAAEQTVVRRMIERHVNSPYASSAGRFLDAAASLLGIRDDNGYEGEAAILLEAAAHRATGHPEPLPWRLTSKDDLWVYDWSGTLSALLWRAAGGEPAADLALAVHRAVVDVTVELCGRAAESTGVRVVCLSGGCLQNRILAGALPPALRTAGLTALLNRDVPAGDGGISYGQAVVAAARLAGGD; this is translated from the coding sequence ATGACCGCCTGGTCGGTACGGGTCCGTGGCACCGTGCAGGGTGTCGGTTTCCGGCCGTTCGTGCACCGGGTCGCCACCGGGTTGAGCCTGGACGGCGCGGTCCGTAACGTCGGTGGGGATGTGCTGATCGACGTGGGCGGTCCGGAGGCGGCCGTCGCCCGGCTGGTGGAGGCGCTGCGCGACCAGGCCCCGCCGGCCGCCCGGGTGGTCGAGGTGATCGTCGCCCCGGCTCCGGTGGCGCCGCCGCCCGGTTTCCGGGTCACGCCCAGCGGAGACGCCGAGTTGACCGGCGGGTTCGCCGGGCTGCCGCCCGACCTGGCGACCTGCGACGACTGCCTGCGGGAACTGTTCGACCCGGGCGACCGCCGCTTCCGGTACCCGTTCATCAACTGCACCAACTGTGGGCCGCGCGCCACCATCGTGGACGCTCTGCCGTACGACCGGGAGCGCACCGCGATGGCGGGCTTCGCGCTGTGCCGGCGCTGCGCGGCCGAATACTGCGACCCGGCGGATCGGCGGTTCCACGCCGAGCCGGTGGCGTGCCCGGCGTGCGGGCCGCGGCTCACCTGGCACGCCGGGAAGCGGTCCGCCCACGCCGACCGGGCGCTGACCGCGGCGGCCGGTGCGATCGGGGTCGGGCGGATCGTCGCGGTCAAGGGCCTCGGCGGCTACCAGCTGATCTGCGACGCCACCGATGCGAGCGCGGTGGACCGGCTGCGCCGTCGCAAGCAGCGGCCACGTAAGCCGTTCGCGGTGATGGTGGCCGACCTGGGGGCGGCGCACGCGGTGGCCGACCTGTGCCCGGAGGGGTGGACCGTGCTGACCTCGCCGGCCCGGCCGATCGTGCTGCTGCCCGCCCGGACCGGCTCCCCGGTGGTGGCCGCGGTCGCGCCGGGCGTGGACCGGGTGGGGCTGTTCCTGCCGTACACACCCCTGCATCACCTGCTGCTGCGTGCCGTGGGCCGGCCGCTCGTGGTGACCAGCGGCAACCGCGCCGACGAGCCGATCGCGATCGGCGACGCCGACGCGGCGGAGCGGCTCGCCGGGATCGCCGACGGCTTCCTGAGCCACGACCGGCCGATCCGGGCCCGCTACGACGACTCGGTGGTGCACATCGCCGCCGGGACCGCCCGGATGCTGCGCCGGGCCCGCGGCTACGCGCCCGGCTCGCTGCCGCTGCCGGTGCCCGCCCGGCGGCCGGTGCTGGCGGTCGGCGCCCAGCTCAAGCACACCTTCACCCTGGCCCGCGGGGACCGGGCGCTGGTCGGCCCGCACGGCGGCGACCTGGCCGACGCGGACACGCTGGCCGCGTTCCGGGCGAACGTCGCCCAGCTCAGCCGCCTGCACCGGTTCGAGCCCGAGGTGGTGGCGCACGATCTGCACCCGGACTACCTGTCCACCGCGTACGCCCGGGAGACCGCCGCCGGGCCGCAATTGATCGGCGTCCAGCATCACCACGCGCACGTGGTGTCGTGCGCGGCTGAGCACGGCCTCGACGGCCCGTTCCTGGGCGTCGCGTACGACGGTCTCGGCTACGGCGACGACGGCCGGCTGTGGGGTGGGGAGTTGCTGCTGGCCACCTACACCGGGTTCCGGCGGCTGGGCCGGTTCGGGGCCGCGCCGCTGCCCGGCGGGGAGGCCGCGGTTCGCCGCCCGGTCCGTACCGCGCTGGGCTACCTTTACGGCGGTGAGTTCCCGCTGCCGGACGCCCCGCCGCTCGCGCTGTGCCGCCGGATGCCCGCAGCCGAGCAGACCGTGGTCCGGCGGATGATCGAACGGCACGTGAACAGCCCGTACGCCTCCAGCGCCGGCCGCTTCCTGGATGCCGCCGCCAGTCTGCTCGGCATCCGCGACGACAACGGCTACGAGGGCGAGGCCGCGATCCTGCTGGAGGCGGCCGCGCACCGGGCCACCGGCCACCCCGAACCACTGCCGTGGCGGCTGACCAGTAAGGACGACCTCTGGGTCTACGACTGGTCCGGCACCCTGAGCGCCCTGCTGTGGCGGGCCGCCGGCGGAGAACCGGCCGCCGACCTGGCGCTCGCGGTGCACCGCGCGGTGGTCGACGTGACCGTGGAGCTGTGCGGGCGGGCCGCGGAGAGCACCGGCGTCCGGGTGGTCTGCCTGTCCGGTGGCTGCCTGCAGAACCGCATCCTGGCCGGGGCGCTGCCGCCGGCCCTGCGGACGGCCGGTCTGACCGCGCTGCTCAACCGGGACGTGCCGGCTGGCGACGGCGGTATCAGTTACGGGCAGGCGGTGGTCGCCGCGGCCCGGCTGGCCGGGGGAGACTGA